A genomic region of Rheinheimera sp. MMS21-TC3 contains the following coding sequences:
- a CDS encoding ABC transporter permease: MRIWALLSKEWRLLYRDIHALAVLFLMPLIFVLLMAFALSDLNAGTTAPANLHLIQHAKDTNSRFFAAALAEQVKLLPSSDENTITVITGANFSELLEQETTASLPQLQLIFPASTAPVMRQQIRAAVTLSLAQTRLQAFLTANEMLSDDQSLEQQLAIIRQQTDSTLDEQDRGRGGKVFDQASASQHSVPAWLIFGMFFVMLPMANTLLAEQQSGTLLRLKSAGLPPLTLAIGKCLPYFVINLLQFAILLAVSRLLLPLLGLESLQLNGSILAYIVLACSIALCSSCFGFLIASLVRSNEQALMLSGGCNIILAAIGGIMVPKSVMPEAMQQLAAVSPMSWALDGCLILLTGHGGVIDIAPSALKLTLFALGSFTLAFFIYQYKLSRIKWTAIY, encoded by the coding sequence ATGAGAATATGGGCCTTACTAAGCAAGGAGTGGCGTTTACTCTATAGAGATATCCATGCCTTAGCAGTATTGTTCTTAATGCCATTAATCTTTGTCTTACTGATGGCTTTTGCCTTGTCTGATCTTAATGCAGGCACAACTGCACCTGCAAATTTGCACCTAATTCAGCACGCTAAAGACACTAACAGTCGTTTTTTTGCTGCCGCTTTAGCCGAACAGGTTAAGCTATTACCAAGCAGCGACGAAAATACCATAACAGTAATAACCGGTGCGAATTTTAGCGAGCTATTAGAGCAAGAAACAACAGCCTCCTTACCTCAGTTACAACTTATTTTCCCTGCAAGTACCGCACCTGTGATGCGACAGCAGATAAGAGCAGCTGTGACTTTAAGTTTAGCCCAAACTCGGTTACAGGCTTTTTTAACCGCCAATGAAATGCTGTCAGACGATCAGAGTCTAGAGCAACAACTGGCAATTATACGCCAGCAAACCGATAGCACCCTGGATGAGCAGGACCGCGGCCGTGGCGGTAAAGTGTTTGATCAGGCTAGCGCTAGCCAGCATAGCGTGCCTGCTTGGTTAATTTTTGGTATGTTTTTTGTTATGTTGCCTATGGCTAACACTCTACTTGCAGAGCAGCAAAGTGGTACCTTATTGCGTTTAAAATCTGCTGGTTTGCCACCGCTAACACTCGCTATAGGCAAGTGTTTACCTTACTTTGTTATTAATTTATTACAATTTGCTATATTGCTGGCGGTAAGTCGCTTATTGTTACCACTATTAGGTTTAGAGTCTTTACAGCTTAATGGCAGTATACTTGCCTACATAGTTTTAGCCTGTAGCATAGCGCTATGCAGTAGCTGTTTTGGCTTTTTAATCGCCAGCCTAGTGCGCAGTAATGAGCAAGCTTTAATGTTAAGTGGCGGCTGTAATATTATCTTAGCCGCTATTGGCGGTATTATGGTACCAAAATCAGTGATGCCAGAAGCCATGCAGCAACTGGCCGCGGTATCACCCATGAGCTGGGCCTTAGATGGTTGCCTTATTTTACTGACAGGTCATGGTGGTGTAATAGATATTGCCCCTTCAGCTTTAAAACTAACACTATTTGCGCTGGGTAGTTTTACTTTAGCGTTCTTTATTTATCAATATAAACTGAGTCGAATAAAATGGACCGCAATTTATTAA
- a CDS encoding ABC transporter ATP-binding protein, with the protein MLKLSAVCYRYPGADINALDDLTLSLQAGDIIGLLGANGAGKTTLFSLLSGLAQPVSGKLIWQQKTMQVGLIPQHLAFYSQLSILENLNFFADIYQLKGPQRQQQLQAVIDACNLGSRLKQKAATLSGGWQRRLNFAIGILQPADIYLFDEATVGVDAQSRQQLLAAIKQLADAGKTLLYTSHYLQEIEQIANRILVLQQGKLLLDVPLSQFGTDSWQLLVHWPQQVPAGWLALLANLGLTEQPLALGSLINLSNTDQWHSLNQFITAQTVQPTLLRYGKPSLEQLYLHVTGGQL; encoded by the coding sequence ATGCTTAAGTTATCAGCAGTGTGTTACCGCTATCCAGGCGCCGATATTAATGCCTTAGATGATTTAACTTTATCACTGCAAGCTGGAGATATTATTGGCTTACTTGGCGCTAATGGAGCCGGTAAAACCACCTTATTTTCATTACTTAGCGGTTTAGCTCAGCCTGTAAGTGGCAAATTAATCTGGCAGCAAAAAACGATGCAGGTTGGATTAATACCACAGCATTTAGCCTTTTATAGCCAACTAAGTATTCTAGAGAATCTCAATTTTTTTGCTGATATTTATCAGCTCAAAGGGCCACAACGCCAGCAGCAACTGCAAGCAGTAATTGATGCCTGCAACTTAGGTTCTAGACTAAAGCAAAAAGCAGCAACTTTATCTGGCGGCTGGCAGCGGCGCTTAAATTTTGCAATTGGCATATTACAACCAGCTGATATTTATCTATTTGATGAAGCTACAGTTGGGGTAGATGCCCAATCGCGCCAGCAGTTACTAGCTGCCATTAAGCAACTGGCAGATGCCGGTAAAACCTTGTTATATACTAGCCATTACCTACAAGAAATTGAGCAAATAGCTAACCGCATCTTGGTATTGCAACAAGGTAAGTTATTACTTGATGTGCCGCTTAGTCAATTTGGCACCGACAGCTGGCAACTCTTAGTGCATTGGCCGCAGCAAGTTCCTGCTGGCTGGTTAGCTTTACTAGCAAACTTAGGCTTAACCGAACAACCTTTAGCTTTAGGTAGTTTAATAAATTTGTCTAATACCGACCAATGGCACAGCTTAAACCAGTTTATAACTGCGCAAACTGTGCAACCAACATTACTTCGCTATGGTAAGCCGTCACTAGAACAACTGTACTTACATGTTACAGGAGGCCAGCTATGA